DNA sequence from the Pseudomonas fluorescens Q2-87 genome:
CCATCGTGCCGGTTTCCCGGGCAGGGCACCCTGACGGGGAGCTGTGGCTGAACGTCAACGGCGAAGAACGCCAGCGCGACAGCCTCGACAGCCAGATCTGGTCGGTCAGTGAAATGATCGCCCGCATCTCCCAATCGGTGGCGCTGCGGGCCGGCGACCTGATCATGACCGGCAGTCCGGCAGGGGTCGATTTACTGCAGCCGGGCGACGTCATTACGGCCGGCATCGACGGCATCGGCCAATTAGAAATGCGCGTCGGTCAGCGACCTTGAACCCGGCGTTTGTCTTGTTGATTTGAGAAAGGAAGGAACACATGTCCAACACCTTGAAAGTGGCTTTGGTGACCGGCGCCGGCAGCGGGATCGGCCGTGCGGTGGCCCTCGGCCTGATGGAAGATGGCTACACGCTGGTATTGGCCGGTCGCCGGCCAGAGCCCTTGCAGGCATTGGTCGAATTGGCCGCTGTGGATGGGCGCGAGGCCCTGGCAGTGCCCACGGATGTGCGTGACCCGGTCAGTGTCGATGCGCTGTTTGCAACCATTGCAGAGGTCTATGGGCGCCTCGACGTCGTGTTCAACAACGCCGGCATCAATGCCCCCGCCGTGCCGCTGGATGAACTGACGTTCGAGCAATGGCGAAACGTGATCGACACCAACCTCAACGGTGTTTTCCTCTGTGCCCGTGGCGCCTTCGGCCTGATGCGCCGGCAACAGCCCCAAGGTGGCCGGATCATCAATAACGGTTCGATCTCG
Encoded proteins:
- a CDS encoding SDR family oxidoreductase, giving the protein MSNTLKVALVTGAGSGIGRAVALGLMEDGYTLVLAGRRPEPLQALVELAAVDGREALAVPTDVRDPVSVDALFATIAEVYGRLDVVFNNAGINAPAVPLDELTFEQWRNVIDTNLNGVFLCARGAFGLMRRQQPQGGRIINNGSISAHTPRPFSSAYTASKHAVLGLTKSLALDGREYNIACSQIDIGNALTEMSVRMTKGVRQANGTIAVEPMVDVKHVADAVRYIAGLPLSANVLNMTVMATAMPFAGRG